A single genomic interval of Zunongwangia sp. HGR-M22 harbors:
- a CDS encoding UDP-glucuronic acid decarboxylase family protein, with protein sequence MKRILVTGGAGFIGSHLCEKLLNEGNEVICLDNYFTGSKQNIVSLMHNPYFEVVRHDVTEPFMAEVDEIYNLACPASPVHYQYNPIKTMKTSVMGAINTLGLAKRVRAKILQASTSEIYGDPNIHPQPEEYWGNVNTIGPRSCYDEGKRCSETLFMDYYNQHNIDIKIVRIFNTYGPNMNPNDGRVVSNFIVQALKGENLTIFGNGNQTRSFQYVDDLVEGMVRMMNTQRGFTGPVNIGNPHEFTMLELAETIIEITGSSSKLSFKALPKDDPRQRRPNISLAKKNLNGWEPKIQLREGLIKTVTYFDQLLQQEQNLTMIQ encoded by the coding sequence ATGAAAAGAATTTTAGTTACTGGCGGAGCTGGTTTTATCGGATCGCACCTATGCGAAAAATTATTAAATGAAGGAAATGAAGTTATCTGTTTGGATAACTATTTCACCGGTAGTAAGCAAAATATCGTAAGCTTAATGCATAATCCATATTTTGAAGTGGTACGACATGATGTTACGGAGCCGTTTATGGCTGAGGTAGATGAAATCTATAACCTTGCCTGTCCCGCATCTCCCGTGCATTACCAGTATAATCCTATCAAAACAATGAAAACCTCTGTTATGGGGGCGATCAATACACTAGGATTAGCTAAAAGAGTACGAGCAAAAATATTACAGGCCAGCACTAGTGAAATATATGGAGATCCTAATATTCATCCGCAACCAGAAGAATACTGGGGAAATGTAAATACTATTGGGCCAAGATCTTGTTATGATGAGGGTAAACGATGTTCAGAAACTTTGTTCATGGATTATTATAATCAACATAATATCGATATAAAAATTGTACGCATTTTCAACACGTATGGACCTAATATGAATCCAAACGATGGTAGAGTAGTGTCTAATTTTATTGTACAAGCTTTAAAAGGTGAAAATTTAACCATTTTTGGAAATGGTAATCAAACAAGATCCTTTCAATATGTAGATGATTTAGTAGAAGGAATGGTGAGAATGATGAATACCCAGAGAGGATTTACAGGACCCGTAAATATTGGGAATCCTCACGAGTTTACCATGTTAGAATTAGCAGAAACTATTATAGAAATAACAGGATCTTCATCAAAATTAAGCTTTAAAGCTTTGCCAAAAGACGATCCTCGACAAAGAAGACCGAATATTTCTTTAGCCAAAAAGAATCTTAACGGATGGGAACCTAAAATTCAATTAAGAGAAGGATTGATAAAAACGGTGACTTATTTCGACCAGCTATTACAACAAGAGCAAAACTTAACTATGATCCAATAA